ATCCGTGTGCGATACACAGAAATACCATCGATCATAGAATCCGGACGAGCCAAATATACTTGCTCAAATATACACGGGGCATAGGTGACGTCTTTAACACATTGATGGGTTTGAACATCGCCTTCTAATGGCAGAATAATAGCCTCACCGGGTTTTACGTCGGCTATAATTTTAAATCCTTGACTGTCGAGAGCGACACTTTCAGATGCCACCATATACTCGCGGCCCGCTTCCGTGTCGCGATAGCCATAGATGAGTGGTCGAATCCCAAATTTATCGCGAAATGCGATGATACCGACGCCCATAATATATGCCACCACGGCGTAGCCACCACGGCAACGATGAAAAACACCTTCCACAGCTTGAAAGATATGGCGATTCGTCAACGTATACGTGTCATCGCCAAGGGCTTTGTAAATCTCATGCGCCAACACATTTAACAAAATCTCTGAATCAGACGATGTATTGATATGGCGCAAATCATCGCGAAAAATCCGTCGACGAAGACTCTCAGCATTAGTTAAATTGCCATTGTGTGCCAACGCGATACCAAACGGCGAGTTAACGTAAAACGGTTGAGCTTCGGCTGGCGAACTAGAACCTGCAGTCGGATATCGACAATGCGCTATTCCAACATTGCCATTGAGACGTTGCATGTGGCGACTAAAAAATACATCTTTAACCAAGCCATTATCTTTGCGCAAATTAACGAATCCGTTCTCGTCACAGGTCAAAATTCCAGCGGCATCCTGACCTCGATGCTGCAAAACTGTTAAGCCGTCATACAAGCTTGGACCGACAGGTGATTTACCTACAATTCCTAACACACCACACATATATTTAATCTACCGAATATCAAGTCGTGATTATCACGCGCCCATTGCTAATTTTGAGCAGCGCGGGGAGAGCGAATAATACAACATTTGCTCGGTGTCGAAGGTATGAAGAAGCGAATAAAACGATAAATCTACTCTTCTGCTTCTTTTGTCGATTCAGATACCTTTTCCGCCAAAATATCAGCAACTACTTTAGCATTATTCCGTTCTTCTTCAGTTTGTGCTTTCCAACTCTCGGGCAGTAGGTGTTCAACCGAATCAGCCATGGACTCAAAGTAACCAATCTGACTAGAGTTCTTCCACCACTCCCTCTCTTCTAACGCAGCTCCACGTCCAACGATAACCACCGCAACCATAATGGCGGCGGCTCGAATCGCTCCAAAACCTAAGCCAAGTATACGATCAACCCCCTTAATTGGGCCACGGATCAACAACTTAACAATCGCGTAACTGATCAACGCAAATATGATCAAGCCGCCGATAAAAATAAGTGCAAAACCAGCCCAATCACGAAAGCTCGGGTTCGGAATACGAATATACTGATTAATAAACTCGCCTGCTTCGGTGCAAAACGTAAACGCTAGCCAAATCGACACCATCCACGACGCAATCGATAGCGCCTCCTTGGCGAATCCGCGCATCAAACCAACGATAATCGACACCAAGAAAATCGCCGCTATAATCCAATCAAAACCACCCATATCTCATTCTCGCTAAAAATTTATATATTGGCTTCAATGTAAGCCACTGCTACAACCGCATTGCACTAGACAATGCCTACCCTAGCCATCCAATCGCCAAACTGTACCTTATGGATACACTCTGATAAATCCATCTTTACCCGTTTTACTTTTCAACTCTTGGTTTTTTGCTTCAGCATCTGGGCGCTTCTGAAATGGGCCAAGCCAAACACGCGTTCCAGTTTTCGGCCCGCGGTTAGTATCAACAATGGTGCTTTGTGGTGAGAACCCTTGTTTACTTAGCTCCGCCATCTTCTTATCGACGCCAACCTTCTCGGTGTATAGCCCAACCTGAACAACCCAACCAACTTGAATTTTCCGGACTTCAGCAGTCTGCGCCTCGGCCTCTAAAGCATTTTTCAGCTCTTTTTCACGTTCAGCTTGCAGCCGACGCTCTTCCTCCGCCTTAGAGTTCGAGTCGCTCTTCGACCCACTCTGCTCTTTTGGTTTTGGTTTTGGTTTGTTGGTTGCTGTGGCCTGGGTCACGGGGGGATCCACATCTGGTTTCTTAGGCGCAGCCTTTTCTTCAACAGCAACCGACTCTGATTTAGCGCTTACCGCTGGCTTGTCACTTGGTTTAGATTCTTTCGACTCAGTCTTGTTGACAGCTTCATCAACGCCGACAGAATCACTTGAATCACTGCCGTCTAATGGCGTGATTTTAGAAATATAAACCGTTTCTTCTGGAAGCTCGTCTACTCGATCTAGGCCCAGCAGTTCATTTTCGATATCACGAGCTGAAATATCCTCAGAGATACTCTCACTGATCGAAGCGCTAGGCTGCTTACTCGCTTCACTCGGCGGACCAAGCAACCAAGGAATTACTAAAGCACCGACAAATAGCAGTACCGCAGCACCAGTAATACGATGTTTCAAATTGAACTCATCAGCCAATTTTACGTCAGACTTATTAGGATCGCTCATAGTTCGGGGAATTGCGCGGCGCGCGACTTGCCAATTTGATAGTTACATTCAGATCAACTTGCAAAGGGTATACCATCACGTTGATTCAAGCAGCTGCAGTATATCACCTACAATATAGAACGAACCAAAAACAACCAGACAGTCATCAGCCGTTAATGTTGCCACTGCCGCCTTGTAAGCGGCCTCAGCGTTGTTAAAACAACGCGTACCAGTCTGCCCTTCGTCTTCAAGCTCTTGCAGCAGTGCATCAATGGCCTGAGCGGGAGATCCTCGCTCGCCCTCAATCGAAGACAAATACCATTCATCTACCAATGGTGCCATGATAGCCAAACTCTCGTGTATTTGTTTATCTCGCAACATCCCACACACCGCGACGATACGACCACGTACCGATTGCTCGCTTAAAAACTGCTGTAGGCGTGAGACCGAGGCTACATTATGGGATACGTCGACCACAACCATCGGCGCAACGCTTACCACCTGACATCGGCCACGGATCGCAGCATTTCGCAGGCCTTTAGCTATCGCGCTCGGCTCTACCGGCAACACATCAAGCAATGAGACCACTGCCTGGATCGCTCCAGACGCGTTATCCAATTGAACCCCTAGTTGACCAAACGGTAAAGGTAAGTGGTTATATAAACAGTCCTGTCCAACGAAAGCCCACTCGTCCGGGGCATCAAGCCGCACGCAGAAATCCCTGTCAAGTTGCGTAATCTCGGCGCCGATAGCTTGGCAAGCTTCGATCAAGGTTTTTGGCGGTGTCGTTGAGGCAATAACGCAAGGGCGCTGTGCACGTGCGATTCCGGCCTTTTCGACAGCAATTTGTTCTACTGTGTCACCTAACCATGCAGTATGATCAATCGATATATTGGTAATGATGGCCAGATCAGCATCTAGCATATTGACCGCATCAAGCCTGCCACCGAGCCCAACCTCCATAACGGCAATATCAATTTTTTCACTGCAAAACACTTCAATAGCGACCAAGGTCGCGTATTCAAAATAGGTAATAGTAATGTCGCCGCGCTGCGACTCAACTCGCTCAAAAGCGACTAGCAACCGAACATCGTCAACCGGTTCTCCCAGCAGCTCTACTCGCTCATTGAACTGCACTAAATGTGGTGACGTATATTTGCCAACACGATACCCTGCAGCACGGTAAATCGACGACAACAATTCTGATGTACTGCCTTTCCCGTTAGTGCCAGCAACACTAACAACTTTAAACGGAACACCATCCGGATGCATACGGGCGAACACGGCGCGAATACGCTCCAACGACATATCGATATTGCGCACGTGCAAGGTCTGAATATACTCGACCCACTGATTTACTGTACGTTGCATTAGTACTTAGTGCCTATGTAATCAGAGGTTTTCATATTAGTATGTAGCGCGAATTGCGCGCATCGCTTCGGCCACCAAGCGCGGATCCTTAATACCTGGCGCCTGCTCCAAACCACTATTCAAATCGACCGCAAAGGGATTCAACGATAGTATTCTGTCCGCCACATTCTCGCCTGACAGCCCTCCAGCAAGTATCAGATTCTGCGTAGAATCACTTGGCCAAAAATTTGGGTCCAACAACTTGCCGGTGCCACCGTGCTGACCTTCAACGTAAGGGTCCAGCAATATCCCAGCCGCGGTCGGGAATTGTTTAATTTGGTCCACTACATGCTGGCGATTTTGAACTCGCAACGCTTTGATATAGGGCCTTGTTAACGATTGCCCATCAGCATCAGACTCAGCACCATGCAACTGAACGAAATCTAAGCCGATTTCCGCAATCATTTGATTGATGACATTCGTATCACAATCAACAAACACACCAACCAAGCTGACCATTGGTGGTACAACTCGCCGTATTTGCTTAGCGCGCGCCACGTCGATCGTTCGAGGACTGGTGGCGTGCAAAATCATGCCTATCGCATCAACGCCATGGTCGACTGCGTGAGACACCTGATGGGGATCTGTCATTCCACAAATCTTGACTCGTGTGCGCAGCTTAGCAATTGTCATTTAACTGTTCTCCTAGTAGGCTCGTGGCGGCGCTTAATCCGCCCAAAAGGCGACGTCACGCTTGGAACTCGGCAAAACGAACTCCTTAGGGTACTGAACACCAGTAAGGTATAAGCCATTCGGCGGGGCAGTAATCCCGCCCATAGTTCGATCGCGATACTCTAACACTTCAGACATCCATTCAACTTTGCGCTTTTGGCATCCTATTTCAATAAGACAACCGGCGATATTTCGTACCATATGTTGTAAAAATGCATTCGCGGTTACATCAAACCATATCCAAGAACCTGACGAATTAAGCTCAATTTTATGCATATTGCGTACCGGAGAATGCGCTTGGCAACCGGCCGCCCTGAACGAACTAAAGTCATGCTCACCGATTAAAGCACTCGCCGCACTCTGCATTAACGCAACATCTAGCGGCCTGAATTCATGAGTGCTGTACTTACGGTACAGTGCACTAGCGATAGACGAATTGTAAATCACAAACCGGTAAGAGCGCGTAAGCGCTGAAAAACGAGCGTGAAACTCGGGGTCTATTTCAGCAACCCATTGCAACCGAACATCCTGATCAAGAAAACGGTTGGTGCCGCGACACCAAGCAAACTCGGTTCGTGATGCCTCCGACTCAAAATGGATAACTTGATGCGAGGCGTGCACGCCGGTATCAGTTCGACCAGCGGTAATTATCGCCGTAGGCTGATTAGCCACACGACTTAGCGCCCGCTCAACTGTTTGCTGAACCGTGCGAACGCCATGCTGTTGAGTTTGCCATCCTGAGAAGCCCGAACCATCGTATTCTACGCAAGCTACGTATCGCTTAAGCACCGATATATCCTGTTAAATAGTAATATTTCTGTTGTAGACAAAAACAAACAAGCCCAAGCTCTTTAGAGCATGGGCTTGTCAGATTCGCGATCAGAACAGAACGGTTGGATCAAGCCAACCGTCGCTGCCGACTAACCACTAATGGAATCGAGCAACTGACGCGCGTCAGAGATCACTGATTCGTCATTCTCATCATTGGCGACCAATTCGCTAAGAATCTTGCGGGCACCGTCTTCATCACCTAGATCAACAAACACCTTTGCTAGCTCATATTGAGTGCGGGCTTCGTCATAATCTGGGTCAATTTCCAAATCGCTTACCTCACGAACCTCACTAATATGCTGCTCTTCGTCGTCATCTGAGGCGTCGCCATCAGCGTCGAATTCGAAGCTAAGCAAATCACCATCGTCATCGTCTGATGAGACATCAATTCCAGCAGAATCAGCCAATGCGGCGTCGTCTAACCCTGGTGTCGCAAACTCTAGAACGTCTGATGCGTCATCTTCTAGCGAAATCGCATCAATTTCGACATCATCTAATTCACTCACTTCGCTACGACCTTCGTCGAAATCAATAAGCTGGATATCATCATCGTCGCTCAACGATTCTTCTACCAACTCTGAATGGCCTTCCAGTCCATCAAGCGGTGATGGCTCGTCAGATGCGGCACTTGCAGCAACGTCTGACTCTGCGGCTGCGTCAATCGACACCGATGAACTAGCCGCAGTAGATAAATCATCTACCGACAGTGAGAACAGAGGATTATCTGGTGACAGCTCTCGACCCATTGCACTTACTTCTTCCCACAACTCGGGCGTTAATGCATCGCGCTGAGAATAGAGCTCTTCGGCAACCCGCTCAAACCCTTCAACATTCTGAGTTTTTTGGTATAAGCCGAGTACTTTTTGCTTGATATCAACACGATCAGGATGATTGGCAATACCATCTAACAATACCTCTTCGGCCTGCTCATCTCGCCCGTATGCGATGTAAACATCTGCTTCGGCAACTGGATCAACTTCATCAGCCTGCACCACGGCATCACTATCGCTGTAGACCGTCAAAAATGATGTTTCTTTGTCGGCAACCCCTTCGGCTACTGACGCAACTGATGCGGACATCGAAGCAGAGACCGAACTTGAGTCGCTTTGCATGGTGTCAACGCTTTGCGAATTGCTCTCGATCGAAAGCATGCTTATCTCGAATTCTTCATCAACCTTGCGACGACGGGCAAACAACACTCCCAGACCGCCCAACATCAATACAACCAGCCCTGCCAACACCTTCCAAAGTCCGCCATCAAAGAACAAGCCTTTAGCTTTGTCCATGAATGACTCTGACTTAACTGGCTGGATTACCGGTGTGACTTTACTAACAGCCTCATCTACTTCATCAGATGGCTGAGCATCTAAGCCGGATGACGCGTCTTCGATAACACTCTCGAAACCGTCTTCAGTCGCATCAACCGCTTGATCTACCGATTCGTCAACAGATGATAAGAATTCATCAACTGTTGACTCACCAGAGGTATCGACGTCGTCAGTACCAACGTCCGCTAAAAACTCATCGACTGCGGACTGCGAATCAGTTGAATCATTTAAACCAAATTCATCTTCAACCGAAGTATCCGTCAAAAATTCGTCGACCGTACTAGTCGCGCTGGTATCAGAAAACTCTGATTCGGGTTCCGACGTAGCTTGGTCAGCTAAAGTTTGCTCTACCGCCGCCATTTCGGCACTCTCAACATCGAGGCTCATTAGACGGTTCATATCAGCCAACTGGCCTTCTAAAGAAGAGATACGCTCATTCAGCTCTTGGTTTTCTAGTTCACTCGAAGCCAAAGCCGTTTCTATTTGAGATATTTCTTGGCGTAACGCCAAAACCTCACCTTCTCGGCTAGCACCTTGGTCGCTCGAAACGAATTCAGCTGTATCGCGAGAGGCTCCGACTTGAAAATTATCTGCGCTAGAGCCCGTAGATGAAGAACCTGTATCTGACGACCCAAAAGTGTCGTCATTAAAAGAGTAGTCATCTTGCCCCACACTAATCGGGTCGGAGCTACTAGAGATCAATACACCCGGATCCCAGTCAGCAACCTGACTCGAGAAAAAGGCCTTAGCTTGCACAGCATCAACCGCGCGGATCGCATTAAGATCGCCAATATCTAACACTGAACCTTCCATCAACCCATTGATATTATTACCAATGAATGCACTTTTATTTTCCTCAAATAGCACCTGCATAATTGAGTAGATACTTAAATCTGGGAATTGACGTTGCAACTCTTGCGCTATCAAACTCAATGATTCGCCGCTCGTGACCGGTCCGTATCGAGCATCAGTTCCCTGTGGCACAACAGTTTCAGAGCTTGCGCTTTCTGAATACTCTTGAACGCCTTCGGCTTCTGGCTCTTCGTAAAAATTATCGTCAATTAATGGCGCGTCTTCTTCGGCAATATCCTCGATCGGAGGATCATCGACGACTACCTCGTCATACTCAGCAGCTGAATCATCATCGAGCGTTTCCGCTGCAATGGTCGGGCTAGATGCTTGAGCATAAGCCTGATCGGTTCCGACTGAACGCGGCTCAGCAACAGCTTTAGGTGTCGCTGCGGCATAGACTGGCGGGTCGATTAAAGCGGTGTATTCACGCAAAAAACTACCACCAGACCAATCAACACGTATTAGGAAATGTATGAACGGCTCGTTAATGACAACTTCGTCACTCCGAACTCTCAACACCTTGCCGCCACCGACATCTTCCATCGAGAGACTGATATTCTCCATGTAAGTGGGGTAATCGATTCCCAAACTTTCAAAATCTTCCTTTGATGCTATTCGAGCATTAAGCGTCGTCAAGTCATCACTCGGAGCGGTACGCAGCTCAATAGTTCCGCTAAGCGGCTCTTCCAAATTGGATTGAACTTGTAATGCACCGAGTCCTAAAGCACTGGCATTGGTGGATGCCATCAGCATCGCTGCAGTAACCCCCAGTTGTTTTAGAATTGAATTGGCGGTTTTAGTTTTTGAGAATGTCATTTTTCGGTCTGCCATAGAGCACTCCAGCTTTCATGATGTCATGGCTTTGTTGCTTACAACGTGTCTACTAGGCCACGAACACGTCAGCACATCGCAAAAGAAGGTTTTTGTAATAGTTTTAGGTAGTTAGCAACGCATTGTAACAACTTACATCAGTTTTTAGCAAATCAATAGTGCAATCTGACTAAAAGTAGTATTTAGAAGCACATCGAAGCGAATAAAAAATAGTCAATTATCTATCTACTGTTCAAACAAACGAGATTGATCTCAAACTAAGAACAACCTCGCTAGAGCACTCGCGTGACAACTATAAATAGTCTTTTACAAGACACTCAGCAATTTGCACACTATTAGTTGCTGCGCCTTTACGCACATTGTCTGCGACTACCCAC
The sequence above is a segment of the Arenicella xantha genome. Coding sequences within it:
- the purF gene encoding amidophosphoribosyltransferase; translation: MCGVLGIVGKSPVGPSLYDGLTVLQHRGQDAAGILTCDENGFVNLRKDNGLVKDVFFSRHMQRLNGNVGIAHCRYPTAGSSSPAEAQPFYVNSPFGIALAHNGNLTNAESLRRRIFRDDLRHINTSSDSEILLNVLAHEIYKALGDDTYTLTNRHIFQAVEGVFHRCRGGYAVVAYIMGVGIIAFRDKFGIRPLIYGYRDTEAGREYMVASESVALDSQGFKIIADVKPGEAIILPLEGDVQTHQCVKDVTYAPCIFEQVYLARPDSMIDGISVYRTRMRMGEKLAKKIAREWPDHDIDVVIPIPDTSRTAALEMSQLLGVRYREGFIKNRYIGRTFIMPGQEQRKKSVRQKLNAIELEFRGKNVMLVDDSIVRGTTSKQIVQMAREAGANKVYFASAAPPVRYPNVYGIDMPAASELIANNRTVEQIQEQIGSDKLFYQDLQDLIDSASEGNPQITEFDTSCFSKRYVTGDVDDEYFARLETSRSDDAKKSKEAEPSELRDVSQFSS
- a CDS encoding CvpA family protein — protein: MGGFDWIIAAIFLVSIIVGLMRGFAKEALSIASWMVSIWLAFTFCTEAGEFINQYIRIPNPSFRDWAGFALIFIGGLIIFALISYAIVKLLIRGPIKGVDRILGLGFGAIRAAAIMVAVVIVGRGAALEEREWWKNSSQIGYFESMADSVEHLLPESWKAQTEEERNNAKVVADILAEKVSESTKEAEE
- a CDS encoding SPOR domain-containing protein: MSDPNKSDVKLADEFNLKHRITGAAVLLFVGALVIPWLLGPPSEASKQPSASISESISEDISARDIENELLGLDRVDELPEETVYISKITPLDGSDSSDSVGVDEAVNKTESKESKPSDKPAVSAKSESVAVEEKAAPKKPDVDPPVTQATATNKPKPKPKEQSGSKSDSNSKAEEERRLQAEREKELKNALEAEAQTAEVRKIQVGWVVQVGLYTEKVGVDKKMAELSKQGFSPQSTIVDTNRGPKTGTRVWLGPFQKRPDAEAKNQELKSKTGKDGFIRVYP
- the folC gene encoding bifunctional tetrahydrofolate synthase/dihydrofolate synthase, with protein sequence MQRTVNQWVEYIQTLHVRNIDMSLERIRAVFARMHPDGVPFKVVSVAGTNGKGSTSELLSSIYRAAGYRVGKYTSPHLVQFNERVELLGEPVDDVRLLVAFERVESQRGDITITYFEYATLVAIEVFCSEKIDIAVMEVGLGGRLDAVNMLDADLAIITNISIDHTAWLGDTVEQIAVEKAGIARAQRPCVIASTTPPKTLIEACQAIGAEITQLDRDFCVRLDAPDEWAFVGQDCLYNHLPLPFGQLGVQLDNASGAIQAVVSLLDVLPVEPSAIAKGLRNAAIRGRCQVVSVAPMVVVDVSHNVASVSRLQQFLSEQSVRGRIVAVCGMLRDKQIHESLAIMAPLVDEWYLSSIEGERGSPAQAIDALLQELEDEGQTGTRCFNNAEAAYKAAVATLTADDCLVVFGSFYIVGDILQLLEST
- a CDS encoding phosphoribosylanthranilate isomerase, whose protein sequence is MTIAKLRTRVKICGMTDPHQVSHAVDHGVDAIGMILHATSPRTIDVARAKQIRRVVPPMVSLVGVFVDCDTNVINQMIAEIGLDFVQLHGAESDADGQSLTRPYIKALRVQNRQHVVDQIKQFPTAAGILLDPYVEGQHGGTGKLLDPNFWPSDSTQNLILAGGLSGENVADRILSLNPFAVDLNSGLEQAPGIKDPRLVAEAMRAIRATY
- the truA gene encoding tRNA pseudouridine(38-40) synthase TruA, yielding MLKRYVACVEYDGSGFSGWQTQQHGVRTVQQTVERALSRVANQPTAIITAGRTDTGVHASHQVIHFESEASRTEFAWCRGTNRFLDQDVRLQWVAEIDPEFHARFSALTRSYRFVIYNSSIASALYRKYSTHEFRPLDVALMQSAASALIGEHDFSSFRAAGCQAHSPVRNMHKIELNSSGSWIWFDVTANAFLQHMVRNIAGCLIEIGCQKRKVEWMSEVLEYRDRTMGGITAPPNGLYLTGVQYPKEFVLPSSKRDVAFWAD
- a CDS encoding FimV/HubP family polar landmark protein translates to MADRKMTFSKTKTANSILKQLGVTAAMLMASTNASALGLGALQVQSNLEEPLSGTIELRTAPSDDLTTLNARIASKEDFESLGIDYPTYMENISLSMEDVGGGKVLRVRSDEVVINEPFIHFLIRVDWSGGSFLREYTALIDPPVYAAATPKAVAEPRSVGTDQAYAQASSPTIAAETLDDDSAAEYDEVVVDDPPIEDIAEEDAPLIDDNFYEEPEAEGVQEYSESASSETVVPQGTDARYGPVTSGESLSLIAQELQRQFPDLSIYSIMQVLFEENKSAFIGNNINGLMEGSVLDIGDLNAIRAVDAVQAKAFFSSQVADWDPGVLISSSSDPISVGQDDYSFNDDTFGSSDTGSSSTGSSADNFQVGASRDTAEFVSSDQGASREGEVLALRQEISQIETALASSELENQELNERISSLEGQLADMNRLMSLDVESAEMAAVEQTLADQATSEPESEFSDTSATSTVDEFLTDTSVEDEFGLNDSTDSQSAVDEFLADVGTDDVDTSGESTVDEFLSSVDESVDQAVDATEDGFESVIEDASSGLDAQPSDEVDEAVSKVTPVIQPVKSESFMDKAKGLFFDGGLWKVLAGLVVLMLGGLGVLFARRRKVDEEFEISMLSIESNSQSVDTMQSDSSSVSASMSASVASVAEGVADKETSFLTVYSDSDAVVQADEVDPVAEADVYIAYGRDEQAEEVLLDGIANHPDRVDIKQKVLGLYQKTQNVEGFERVAEELYSQRDALTPELWEEVSAMGRELSPDNPLFSLSVDDLSTAASSSVSIDAAAESDVAASAASDEPSPLDGLEGHSELVEESLSDDDDIQLIDFDEGRSEVSELDDVEIDAISLEDDASDVLEFATPGLDDAALADSAGIDVSSDDDDGDLLSFEFDADGDASDDDEEQHISEVREVSDLEIDPDYDEARTQYELAKVFVDLGDEDGARKILSELVANDENDESVISDARQLLDSISG